The following are encoded in a window of bacterium genomic DNA:
- a CDS encoding VOC family protein, producing MKRVTGLGGVFFRCEDPGSTMAWYQKHLGVQPDGYGGSFFEWLEKDNTEEIGITAFSTMSKKTKYFHPSRAQFMINFRVKNLKKLMEVLRAEGVQQIGKIETFEYGSFGWILDPNGVKIELWEPVKGYRFKRKRSKK from the coding sequence ATGAAACGCGTTACCGGTTTAGGCGGAGTTTTTTTTCGTTGTGAAGATCCGGGTTCGACCATGGCATGGTATCAAAAGCATCTCGGGGTTCAACCCGACGGATACGGCGGTAGTTTTTTTGAGTGGCTGGAAAAAGATAATACGGAGGAGATCGGCATCACGGCGTTTAGCACGATGAGTAAAAAAACAAAATATTTTCATCCGAGCCGCGCTCAGTTTATGATCAATTTTCGCGTGAAGAATCTCAAGAAACTGATGGAAGTATTACGGGCGGAAGGAGTTCAGCAAATCGGTAAGATCGAAACTTTTGAATACGGTTCTTTTGGTTGGATACTCGACCCCAATGGCGTAAAAATCGAATTGTGGGAACCGGTCAAAGGGTATCGCTTTAAACGCAAACGATCAAAAAAATAA